Genomic DNA from Bacteroidota bacterium:
ATTTCTGAATTATCAAGGCCAATTTCACTACCTTCACTGCCTTCACAGAACGGGCCACCACCTGTTAAATTATATACGACCGGAGGAGCTGAAATGGTTACGAATAAGGTATCAGAGTAATCGCTTTCACCACAGCCGTTGATGGCTTGTACAATAATTCCTGCTGTGCCCGTGAAGGCATTAACCCAGTTGATTGTTATTGTGGAGCCGGTGCCTGTTGCAAGACCTGCTGTGGAAGGTACTATTTTCCAGTTATAATAGGCTGCCTGTGGCACTGGTGTGGTGCTGTAAGTTGTATTCGTCGGATTCTTGCAAAGCTGGTCCGTTCCTTCAGGTTGTGAAGGCGTGGTGGGAACAGCATTGCCAACGGTGATAAAATTTGTTTTGGTGATCTCGTCGTCCGAATAACCATCTGTTATAGAAAGGGTGGCATCATACGTGCCGGCAGTGTTATAAATGATTGTGGGATTCTCAAGGTTTGAAGTGGCCGGTGTGCCGCCGGGAAAAGTCCACTGCCATTGCGTGATATTACCTAAGGAGTTGTCGGTGTAATTCACAGTTCCGCCGGCACAAACCATTGTCGGCGTAGCTGAAAAGTCAGCTGTAACCGGAGGTGGAACCAGATCATTCAATGCCAGCTTTATCCCCTGGTAAATTTCTTTTGTGGTGTTATACTGAATGAAAGAAACCAGCTCGCATTCGTCTGGGTCCCAACTTGACTGGAGAGTAAATGACAGGTTTATGACTTGCTGATTATTGTCCAGATTTAATGTTGTCCCATTTTCATTGGGAACCATCAGCCTGTTCACAAAATCACAATCGGTTAAACAGAACCAAGTGACCGAAATGTTTGATTCGGTAAGGACAAGATGAACTTTACAGTTGTCCGTGTTTGAAGTTGCTACCTTATTAATAGTCAGTGTAACAAAATAATTGTTGCCGTTATGATAGCCCTGCATGTCGATAGTGAAAGCTGATTGAATAGGCTTACGTTCATTATAAAGTTGGAGATATGCCGGGTAAGTTGAGCCTGGAATATTCGGACACATAGCTCCTCCCTCATATTCTTCAATACCATCCATATGGCCTGTGGGATAACCACCGATAGAATAATAGCTGTTGCGGGCATTTGAATATTGGTTGGCATAAGGATCTCCATTGTGATGCTCGATCACAGCCACATCTTTTCCTTCATCAACTAACTGATCTGCGGCAGCAGCTGCTCCCGGACACCATTGACACCATGTGCCGGTGGCAATTTCAAGAATCACTTCCTCCCTTTCAACCGTCTGTGCGATTGTAAAAAGAAAAGGAAGAATAAGGATAAAGAGTAAAGACATTTTTTTCATAGGTGTTCTCCTTTTATTAAAGTGAATGTGAATTATAATTGATTATCATTAGCTTAATGCAAAGATATATAAAAAAGAATAAAAATATCAGAATTCCCTGAATGGTCAAAATAAAATTTAGAATTAATCTAAATTTGTCAGATGGATGAGGCTGGCTTAAAAGTCCTTTGAGTGCCTTTGTGATTACCTTTGTGTTCCCTTGTGGTTAATCTAATTAATTGTAACACAAAGATTCACAAAGAAGACACAAAGTAACACAAAGTCAGAAAGGCAATTTTTAATCACTTATGAAACAGCCTCATCCCTCTGGTCAATTAGATAAAATCAATGCATAACAAGAAATTTTTTAATACAGTACCAATCCCTATCCATGATATACAAATAATAGCAGCCATCGGGTATAGAGCGCAAATGTAATTCATTTGTAATAGCGTTATGGACAGGTATATCTCTTAAAGAACAGATGATTTTTCCCGTTGTATTCAGTATATTGATCCTGTCGATAGTTCCGGTTGGATAAGTCATTTTGATCCTGAAGTTTCCATTGTTTGGATTTGGTATGATCTGCAGCTCCCTGGCATCCAGACCTTGGGCAGGTATTCCGATGGTGTTGACAATGAGTATTTCCAGATTGTCGGAAAAATCACTCATTCCGCAGTCATTTATACCCCTCACGTGCAGGTTTACCGATCCCAGAAAGGTACCATTCCAGATTATGGTAATTATTGCCCCGGAACCATAAATTGTTCCTGCTTCCTGTGGAAGTATTTCCCATTCATAGGCAGTGGCACCTCCTACAATGGAATATTCGGTTTCGGAGGTATAAAACAAATCGATATAGTCAGGGCCATCAGGCTTTGCCGGTACCGAAGGGAAGGGATCGAAAGTCAGTGTTAGATCATCTGTCAGTATCTCCTTTCCTGTATAAACAGTCATTGTCAATATCACAGATCCTGTAAGGATATCATCCTCACTGGGCGTATATAGGGCATCGGCAAGGGTAGGATCATTGAACACACCAGTACCCGAAGATGACCATACCAATGAATCATAATTTGTGGCATAAGCAGCCAATAGAAATGCTGATCCTTCACAAACGGATGTGTCATTTCCGGCAAAAGCTGTTGGTGGCGCCAGCAGAGGGAAATATATATAATCGATCCAGGCACAGTCGCTGCCTGAACTTCCGCTGGCATCTTTCACATAGCGCCATTCAAAAGTATGCAGCCCATCATCTACCGGATAGGTTACCTTTTTAAAAGCCTTGAGCCCACCCCATTCATCCTGCAGAATGTTGTCGATATAAAATTGAAGTTTGTCGCTGATGTCCGATTGAACCATGCGGCTGAAGCTGATCTGTGTATTAAAGATGCCTTCTACATCCAGTTCAATCTTCAGAGATGTGGATTGATTATTACCGATGATCCCTGAACGGGCCGAATAGATACCTGAATAGGCCACAGTACCGTCGATAGTCCATTCAGCATCCCCTTCAAACAACCACCGGTGTGATGAGAAATTCCCGGTTTCAAAATCTTCATCAGGAGCCCTCACCGTGTGAAGGCTCCAGATATCTCCTGTTGTTGACCCATATCCGTTGCAGGCATCCACACGCCAGTAATAAAATGTATCAAAATCCATAAGATCAGGTGGAATGAAGGTAGTAGTGATTATTGAATCCCCATTAATGATATTGGTAGGCGGATTATCAGTGCCGAAAAATATCCTGAAATAGGTTGAATTGCCACCGGTTCCCTTGTCCCAGCTTAGCTGTGCAAAAGGTTCTATGTTGTTTTGGCCGTCAGCAGGATCCGGATTAATAACCTTGTTTGGGACAGCAATCGATTCAATGGCATCCAAGTCATAGCCGGCATTGTCCTGATTAGCTGCACCATCACCGTCATCAACAATTTTAATGAACCTTGGAAAGAAGATGTTGATAGAATTTAAATCAAAAGCTGTGGTGCCTGTTCCGGTACCAAACAGTGTCCAGGGACCATCCATTTCAGAACTGATGTAGCAGGTGAAATCCTCCGGGGTTTCATCACCCTCATATATGATGATGTCATTTCCCGGTCCATTCGCCAGCGGATATTGCATATCGACAATGACCCAGCCGTTTTTGCCGATGGAATAATTTATGCCATCCGGCTCACCGATCACGCCGGCGGTAAAACTTTCATCATAAGTATTATTATTTGGGATCTGGCAGGCGACAACCCGGTAAATATATTGACCTTCAGCAGGATACAATTCAAAATCAGTCACCGTAGAGCTCTCATCTCCCACGACTATATTATCGACAACTTGCGGTTCATAGCCATTTGCAATAACTTTTATGGTATATGTGCCGGCCAGGACATATTTATGATAATCGCCAACTACCGGGTCAGTATAGGCAGGCCAGAAGTCATCGACTAATATGACCGCACCAATTGCCTGACCCGTCAATGCATCCTTAACTGTTCCTCCCAGCCCAAAACCTGCCTGCCTGATCATTTCCATCATTGCCGGCTCATTTATGCTGTAAAAATATATGATTTGTGACTCCGGGGGCTGCTTGTCATAGGAGAGTTCCACAGTCATGCCGGCTGACCCCATTATACCGTAATTATAATCTACAGAACTTCCGTTTGTATAATAGAGTGTGGTGGATGACTGGCCATACTGTAGGTTGGCATAACCTGATGTTGATGAATATAGCCAGGCCAGATGATCATTATGAACATAGTCTTGTATGGGACTTTCACTGTAACCCCATGGATATAAGGCAATCTCCGTTCCGCCGTGAAAGCTTATCTGGACGGTGATCTGGTTATCATATACCACATCCCTGAAAACCTGTGTTTCGATTTGTGATGCTGCTCCCGGACTCTCACCCCAGCCATCCCACATATATGACCAGTCACGGTTCAGGTCAACATTATTATGATTGGTCCTGACCATGTTGATACGCCCGTCGGGATTGACCATATAATAGAAAAAAATCTCCCGTGTATTGATCAATTCTGTGATATCGGGGTCTGAATTGTATTCCAGACATAGATGGCGGGCAAAACGCACACAATTTTCCGGCCCGACAATTTCGTCGCCATGAATACCACCATCAAACATGACCTCGGGCTCA
This window encodes:
- a CDS encoding PKD domain-containing protein, producing the protein MKKMSLLFILILPFLFTIAQTVEREEVILEIATGTWCQWCPGAAAAADQLVDEGKDVAVIEHHNGDPYANQYSNARNSYYSIGGYPTGHMDGIEEYEGGAMCPNIPGSTYPAYLQLYNERKPIQSAFTIDMQGYHNGNNYFVTLTINKVATSNTDNCKVHLVLTESNISVTWFCLTDCDFVNRLMVPNENGTTLNLDNNQQVINLSFTLQSSWDPDECELVSFIQYNTTKEIYQGIKLALNDLVPPPVTADFSATPTMVCAGGTVNYTDNSLGNITQWQWTFPGGTPATSNLENPTIIYNTAGTYDATLSITDGYSDDEITKTNFITVGNAVPTTPSQPEGTDQLCKNPTNTTYSTTPVPQAAYYNWKIVPSTAGLATGTGSTITINWVNAFTGTAGIIVQAINGCGESDYSDTLFVTISAPPVVYNLTGGGPFCEGSEGSEIGLDNSEMGVNYELYLENNPTGIIASGTGSPISFGLINQLGIYTAVGNNPTTTCTSNMSNTAEVSVVTLPLTFTITGGGEYCDGTGGAAVGLNGSQYDCEYELYLDGVATGITIPGTGSAISFGNQTEIGTYTAVGIKTEFECFNNMEGSSAVNIIYMPEVPAMPGGPTYVDLYYIQISQYATTGSANSNAYAWSLEPSNAGELETISLLESQVTWNSGFLGLATIKVSGTNQCGESAWSETLEVTIGNSVGIGEQGNDLGIKISPNPNTGQFKLEINTAKNDAISFKITNTLNSIVFEKNDIQINGHYTTTIDLGNATHGIYLLTVQSHEKIVVKKIVIQ
- a CDS encoding M14 family zinc carboxypeptidase, with the protein product MKKLAILMLIIYVYTSAIAQSSWRKDEMEIRIKIENQSQAKALQSLRLNGDVYPDGSGLFYVVPSELEKIKNTGIKYDILKENLNAYYKDFWKSREEYHDYYDMVALTDSLAEHFPQICKKTICGYSILGNELGLLKISDNVATDENEPEVMFDGGIHGDEIVGPENCVRFARHLCLEYNSDPDITELINTREIFFYYMVNPDGRINMVRTNHNNVDLNRDWSYMWDGWGESPGAASQIETQVFRDVVYDNQITVQISFHGGTEIALYPWGYSESPIQDYVHNDHLAWLYSSTSGYANLQYGQSSTTLYYTNGSSVDYNYGIMGSAGMTVELSYDKQPPESQIIYFYSINEPAMMEMIRQAGFGLGGTVKDALTGQAIGAVILVDDFWPAYTDPVVGDYHKYVLAGTYTIKVIANGYEPQVVDNIVVGDESSTVTDFELYPAEGQYIYRVVACQIPNNNTYDESFTAGVIGEPDGINYSIGKNGWVIVDMQYPLANGPGNDIIIYEGDETPEDFTCYISSEMDGPWTLFGTGTGTTAFDLNSINIFFPRFIKIVDDGDGAANQDNAGYDLDAIESIAVPNKVINPDPADGQNNIEPFAQLSWDKGTGGNSTYFRIFFGTDNPPTNIINGDSIITTTFIPPDLMDFDTFYYWRVDACNGYGSTTGDIWSLHTVRAPDEDFETGNFSSHRWLFEGDAEWTIDGTVAYSGIYSARSGIIGNNQSTSLKIELDVEGIFNTQISFSRMVQSDISDKLQFYIDNILQDEWGGLKAFKKVTYPVDDGLHTFEWRYVKDASGSSGSDCAWIDYIYFPLLAPPTAFAGNDTSVCEGSAFLLAAYATNYDSLVWSSSGTGVFNDPTLADALYTPSEDDILTGSVILTMTVYTGKEILTDDLTLTFDPFPSVPAKPDGPDYIDLFYTSETEYSIVGGATAYEWEILPQEAGTIYGSGAIITIIWNGTFLGSVNLHVRGINDCGMSDFSDNLEILIVNTIGIPAQGLDARELQIIPNPNNGNFRIKMTYPTGTIDRINILNTTGKIICSLRDIPVHNAITNELHLRSIPDGCYYLYIMDRDWYCIKKFLVMH